One genomic region from Labeo rohita strain BAU-BD-2019 chromosome 7, IGBB_LRoh.1.0, whole genome shotgun sequence encodes:
- the cnpy4 gene encoding protein canopy 4 has protein sequence MFAIFFICMFSLVLANQEERLPNKCEVCKLLTVELQDALEKTGRSKEVLELGEVLDTGKRRRKIKYNTSETRLTEAMDNICERILQYKVHAERPGSLRYAKGTSQTMNTLKHLVDKGVKVELGIPYELWDEPSVEVADLKRQCETMLEEYEEVVENWYFHHQDERLERFFCATHVLRDSDQECLSEVWKGDMGVEGSKEESEGENRRQSHDAGEL, from the exons ATGTTTGccattttctttatttgcatgttcagCCTCGTCTTGGCAAACCAAGAGGAGCGACTACCAAATAAATGCGAGG tTTGTAAATTACTGACGGTGGAGTTGCAGGACGCCTTGGAAAAAACTGGCCGCTCGAAGGAAGTTCTAGAGCTTGGAGAAGTTTTAGACACTGGCAAGCGCAGGCGCAAAATCAAATACAACACTTC AGAGACGCGACTCACTGAGGCTATGGACAACATCTGTGAAAGAATTCTGCAGTATAAAGTCCATGCTGAGAGACCAGGGAGCCTTCGCTATGCCAAG GGCACAAGTCAAACCATGAATACACTAAAACACCTGGTTGATAAGGGAGTGAAAGTAGAGCTGGGTATCCCTTACGAACTGTGGGATGAACCATCAGTGGAGGTGGCAGACTTGAAGAGACAG TGTGAGACCATGTTGGAAGAGTATGAGGAGGTTGTGGAGAACTGGTACTTTCATCATCAAGATGAGAGActtgaaagatttttctgtgCAACCCATGTCCTCAGAGACTCGGACCAAG AGTGCCTCAGTGAGGTATGGAAAGGCGACATGGGTGTAGAGGGATCCAAAGAGGAGAGTGAGGGAGAAAATCGAAGACAGTCCCATGACGCAGGAGAACTGTGA